DNA from Agathobaculum sp. NTUH-O15-33:
CCGCCATTTTAAAATTTCATGTGTGCTAAGCATCGTTCGCTCTCCTTACATCGTTTCAGAAAAAAGAGAAAACAGGTCGATTGCTCAAAGAAACAATCGACCTGTTCACATGGTGGGAGGTGGTGGATTCGAACCACCGAAGTCATAGACGACAGATTTACAGTCTGTTCCCTTTGGCCACTCGGGAAACCTCCCATATGAAATTGTGCGCCGGTTTGAAGGGTGGTGGAGCTGGTGGACGGACTTGAACCCCCGACCTGCTGATTACAAATCAGCTGCTCTACCAACTGAGCTACACCAGCATTTTGCAGGTTTTGTTTTTCGCTCGGCGACGGTATTTATAATACCATAGGAGGCGGGGACCTGTCAACAGTTATTTTAAATTTTTTGTAATGTTTTAGGTTTTTGCCCGGAAAGACCTTCGAGCGCGTCGGATACCTGCTGCAGCACGGTGAGCAGAGATTTAGAAACAGAGGGATACCGGCGCAGCAACTCGTCCGGCGAAATGGAATATAGTGTCGAAATTTTGAGGGCTGATAAATATAGTATTTTCAACAGTTTATTTGTCCGGAAATGAAAACCGATTATGCAAAACGGCAGAGACTTATGATATACTTTGACGAGGAGGAAAGAATTATGAAACAGATTATTGACTGGGATTTTGCAGATTCCGTCCTGCCGCTCCGCGCGGCGGATTCCAATAAAAACAATTATGGCCGCGTTCTTTGTATATGCGGCAGCGCTATGTATTCCGGCGCCGCTTATTTTGCCGCCATGGGCGCGGTCCGCATGGGAAGCGGGGTGGTGACGCTGGCGTCTCCGCGCGCTGCTTGGCAGGCGCTGGCGGCAAAGCTGCACGAGCCGGTCATATGTCCGATGCCGGAGGACGACGAGGGCCGTCTGCATCAAGACGCGCTGCCGCAGCTATTATCACTGGCCGGTAAAGCGGACGCGGTGCTGATCGGTTGCGGTTTGGGCCGGTCGGATAACGTGACAAAAATCGTCGGTACGCTGCTGCGCGAAACTTTATGCCAAATCGTATTGGATGCGGATGGCATAAATGCGCTTGACGGACATATGGATATAGTACGGCAGGCTGCGCGGCCGGTGGTACTGACGCCGCATGCGGGAGAGTTCGCCCGCCTTAGTGGGATTAGACAGCCGGACGAGTCGTCGCTCGCTCATTTTGCGGTGGACAACCGCTGTATCCTTCTTTATAAAGGGCATCGCACACGGGTCGCCACGCCGGAGGGGCAACTGTTTGAGAACACCTCGGGCAATCCGGGCATGGCCAAGGGGGGAAGCGGTGATGTTTTGGCCGGCATGATCGTATCGCTCTGCGGGCAGGGGCTGTGTGCGGCAGACGCAGCCTGCACCGGCGCTTTCCTGCATGGCAAGGCGGGCGATCTGGCCGCCAATGAGCTGAGCGAATACGGTATGACGCCAAGCGATATGCTGCACTATCTGCCTCGCCTGCTGAAACGCTATAATACAAGGGAGTGGTGATCTGAAAAGGAAGCTTTTGCCGTTGCTCGCACTTTTTCTATTGCTAACCGCCTGCGGCGGCGCGGTTGCGAACGATGAAAGCGTGCGTACACATTTTAGCGAAGTACCGGGCTTTACCGCCCATATAAAAATTTTATCCAATTTAGGGCAATCAGTACTGGAATATGAGCTGGACTACGTTTATAATAAAGAAGATAGCGACTCCTTCACCGTGACCGCGCCCGCATCGCTTTCCGGCATTTCGGGCACCATTGCCGGTACGGACAGCGCGCAATTTTCCCTTCAGTACGATGGCGCGGCTCTGGACGACGCCATGCCGCAGCGCACCGGACTGACGCCGGCGGACGGTCTGTTCTGCCTGCTTTCCGATTTGCGCAGCGACGTACCCGCCGAGCGGTGGAGCGAAGAGGTGGCCGGACAGACCCTGCTGGTGCTGCGATATGAAAGCGACAGCGCGGACGGCAAGATTGTAAAGCAGGTATGGCTGACCGAGGACGGCCGCCAGCCCGTGTGCGCCGAACTTTATGCGGACGACACCTGTGTGCTGACAATTCAAGTGATGGAGTATCAGGAAAAGACGTAGATCGAGGATGAAGAGGAATGGAGAAAAACCGACACCGCGTGTGGGCCGAGATCGACCTGCGCGCCATTGAAGAAAACTATAAAGCCATCTGCGCGGCGGCGAAATCGCCGGTCCTGTGCGTGGTAAAGGCGAATGCTTATGGCCACGGCGCGGTGCGCGTCGCACAGCTTCTTGCGTCGTGCGGCGCGCCTTACTTTGCCGTGGCGACCGTGCAGGAAGCGGTCGAATTGCGGGAGAACGGCATAGAAACGCCAATCTTGAATTTGGGCTATATTGACGAAAACGATATGGATACCGTGGTACGGCAGCATATCACCGCTTCCGTGTACGACCGCGAGACCGCCGAATTGCTTTCCGCCGCCGCGGTAAGCGCCGGGGAAGAAGCTACCGTACATTATAAGCTGGACACAGGTATGACGCGTCTGGGGTTTCCTGCGTGGGAAAAAGAGGAGACGGTGCAGGCCGTTCTGGCTGCAAGCCGGCTGCCCGGCCTACGTTCAGAGGGGATATTCACGCACTTTGCGGTTGCCGATACGCTGGATGGACAGGCATATACCGCCATGCAGTACGAACGCTTTGACGAAATTTGCGCGGCCCTTGCCGCAAACGGTTTGGAGCTGCCGCTGCGCCACTGCGCCAACAGCGGCGCGATCCAGCAGTACGCGGAAACACACTGTACCATGACGCGCGCGGGCATTATCCTATATGGCTACTCGCCCGATCCGGCGCTGCCGCGTCCGATCAAGCTGCGGCCCGCCATGACGGTCAAGGCCCGCGTCGTGCAGGTGCGCGATATCCCCGCGCACACTTCGGTCAGCTACGGCCGCGCGTTTGAAACGGAGGAGGCAATCCGCATGGCGGTCGTCGCCATGGGCTATGCGGACGGATATTTGCGCACGGGTTCGGGTAAAGCGCACGTGTTGCTCGCAGGACAGCTTACACCGGTGCTCGGCCGCATCTGTATGGATATGTGCATGGCGCGCGTACCGGATGGCGCGCCGGTCAGCCGCGGGGACGAGGCTGTGATCTTTGGCCCATCGGGCCTGACGGCGGACGATGTCGCTGAAGCCGCGGGCACCATTTCGTACGAAGTGATGTGCGCGATCAGCCGCCGCGTGCCCCGGATATATTTTTGATTGACAAAAGGCGCTGCCTTTCCATAAGATGAAACGGGAGAACAATATTTCTCCCGACGCAGTTTTTCGCGCGGCTCATAAAAATAGTGCTTTTTATGTGGGATTAGTATAACTTTCCGCCGCGCGGGGAAAATAGATTTGCAGCCGCAGATGCGGTGCAAATCTATTTCATCGGAGTGTGAACCAAGTGGATAGCAGCATCAAACGAGGAGACATTTACTATGCCGACCTCAGCCCTGTGGTCGGTAGCGAACAAGGTGGTATCCGTCCCGTACTTATTGTCCAAAATAATGTGGGCAATCGGTATAGCCCGACGGTCATTGCCGCCGCTATTACCTCGCAAGTCAATAAAGCCAAAATGCCGACGCATATCACGCTCGGCGCGCCCAATTTCGGACTGACCAAAGACTCGATTATTTTAGCCGAACAGGTTCGAACGTTGGATAAAAAACGCCTGCGAGAAAAAATGGGTTCGCTTGACGAGAATGCTATGCGACACGTCGACGAGGCGCTCGCCGTCAGTTTCGGGCTGGGTTCCGTACAAGGTTGATTGGGCTGTTTTGCATGCAATGCAAACGGTCCGCTATAATATAAGCTGATAAGAATCGCAAAGAAAAACGGGTCTGCTGTTGCAGATCCGTTTTTCTTTGCGATAGGTGATCCGGCTCATCCAAACGATCAACTTCATCAAAATGTGTTCACATACCCGTATAAGCGATTGCATTTGCAGACTTCATCCGATATAATGAAAATTAAAGTACATGCTTGCTCTCGGGCTATCGGATGAAGGAGAAACAGCGATGGAAAACCAAAAGACGGAACATAATCCGGAGAATGCCGGAGCTTCGGCGCAACCCGACGCGGACAGCCGGCTCCTAGCGTGCCGCCTGT
Protein-coding regions in this window:
- a CDS encoding NAD(P)H-hydrate dehydratase — its product is MKQIIDWDFADSVLPLRAADSNKNNYGRVLCICGSAMYSGAAYFAAMGAVRMGSGVVTLASPRAAWQALAAKLHEPVICPMPEDDEGRLHQDALPQLLSLAGKADAVLIGCGLGRSDNVTKIVGTLLRETLCQIVLDADGINALDGHMDIVRQAARPVVLTPHAGEFARLSGIRQPDESSLAHFAVDNRCILLYKGHRTRVATPEGQLFENTSGNPGMAKGGSGDVLAGMIVSLCGQGLCAADAACTGAFLHGKAGDLAANELSEYGMTPSDMLHYLPRLLKRYNTREW
- the alr gene encoding alanine racemase — its product is MEKNRHRVWAEIDLRAIEENYKAICAAAKSPVLCVVKANAYGHGAVRVAQLLASCGAPYFAVATVQEAVELRENGIETPILNLGYIDENDMDTVVRQHITASVYDRETAELLSAAAVSAGEEATVHYKLDTGMTRLGFPAWEKEETVQAVLAASRLPGLRSEGIFTHFAVADTLDGQAYTAMQYERFDEICAALAANGLELPLRHCANSGAIQQYAETHCTMTRAGIILYGYSPDPALPRPIKLRPAMTVKARVVQVRDIPAHTSVSYGRAFETEEAIRMAVVAMGYADGYLRTGSGKAHVLLAGQLTPVLGRICMDMCMARVPDGAPVSRGDEAVIFGPSGLTADDVAEAAGTISYEVMCAISRRVPRIYF
- a CDS encoding type II toxin-antitoxin system PemK/MazF family toxin; this translates as MDSSIKRGDIYYADLSPVVGSEQGGIRPVLIVQNNVGNRYSPTVIAAAITSQVNKAKMPTHITLGAPNFGLTKDSIILAEQVRTLDKKRLREKMGSLDENAMRHVDEALAVSFGLGSVQG